The genomic segment CGACCAACTCCATATCAGGATAAACCAACGCTACAAGTTTACTATCTTTGCCTTCGAGCAGAATCGATTCCGCTACCATTGGTAATGTATTGAGTTTCGATTCGACCGCTTCCGGATAAATATTATGTCCGGAAGGTCCGAGCATCATTGTTTTGCATCTTCCTTTGATATAAATGTAACCGTCTTTGTCGATCAAGCCTAAATCGCCGGTGTGCAACCAGCCTTCGTTATCAATAGTTTTCTGAGTCTCTTCATCGTTTTTGTAATAACCGGTCATAACATTTTCGCCGCGAACCATGATTTCACCGACTTCATTAACGGGATCCGATGAATCAATTTTAATTTCAAGAGTGTCGACAACTTTGCCGACTGAAAACATACGGAATTGATCCGACGGAATATAACTGATCAGCGGCCCGCATTCCGTCATGCCGTAACCGCAGGTAAACGGAAATTTTATTTTCATCAGGAACTGCTGCACTTCCGTACTTAACGCGGCGCCGCCGATGACAATTTGTGCAAATTTTCCTCCGAAAGCTTCCGTTAATTTTGTACGAATTCTCGAATCAATACCGTTGCCGAGCATCGGGACTTTGCGAAGGAATTCAACCGTTTTTTTATCGAGCATCGGGCGAATCCGGCTTTTGTAAATTTTTTCCATAACCAGCGGAACGGAGAGAATCAATTTAGGACGAATTTGCCTGAACGCTTCCAGAACAATATTCGGAGACGGAATTTTATTCAAAAAAACAATATGTGCACCACAAGTAAACGGATATAAGAATTCAAATGCGCATCCGAAAGCATGTGCCAGCGGGAGGAATGAAACGATCGTTTCATGCGGGTTCAGGTCGAAATTGCGTTGAGCAAAGCGAATATTAGCGCTGAGGCTATTGAGCGGAAGCATCACGCCTTTTGAAAAACCCGTTGTGCCCGATGTATACACAATCGACGCGAGCATATCATTGGAAACCGGATTGATGGTAAACGATTCCGGGGTCAATCGGTAATTGGGTTTATCGAGCAAATGTTCCTGCGCTTCATCGATCGCCTGGCGCACGTCGCTGTGGGATGGCGCAAATAATAACCGATAATCCGTCAGCGAAAAAATTCCTTTCAAATGCCGCATCTGGGTTTCATCGAGCTGATTAAAAATATCGTCCGCGACAAACAGAAAAACGGAATCGGAATGATTAACGATATGATGTAAATCTTCCGAATGAAAATCCGGCAAAGCCGGCACGACGGCCGCACCGTAAGTTATTACAGCCAGATAGGCCATGGCCCAGTGCGCGGAATTTTTTCCAATCAGCGCGACTTTATCGCCTTTCTGTACATGACTCAACCGGAAAATGTAATGGAGCCAGATGATTTTTTCAGCGACGTCGCAGTAGCGCATAGTTTCTCCGCGGTAATTACTAAATGCCGGAAGATCCCAATTTTTTTTGATGCTCTGCTCGATGTATTCAACAAGGTTTTCTTGTAACATAGCCGTAATTCTTGTTTGATGGAATAATTCAATACATCAAAGTCAAAAGTGAAAAGTCAAAACTTCTGACTTTTTAATTTTTGATTTTATTAATAACTATAGCTCTCGCGAATGGCTTCATCAATTTCCTGTTGAGCTTTGATTTCAAGAAGGTACTCTTCCAGATCGTGCTGTTGCACTTCTTCACTGTGCGCCAGTTTCAATAAATAGGCTTTAGCCATAGGGTCGCCGGCTTCTTCGGCACA from the bacterium genome contains:
- a CDS encoding AMP-binding protein, translated to MLQENLVEYIEQSIKKNWDLPAFSNYRGETMRYCDVAEKIIWLHYIFRLSHVQKGDKVALIGKNSAHWAMAYLAVITYGAAVVPALPDFHSEDLHHIVNHSDSVFLFVADDIFNQLDETQMRHLKGIFSLTDYRLLFAPSHSDVRQAIDEAQEHLLDKPNYRLTPESFTINPVSNDMLASIVYTSGTTGFSKGVMLPLNSLSANIRFAQRNFDLNPHETIVSFLPLAHAFGCAFEFLYPFTCGAHIVFLNKIPSPNIVLEAFRQIRPKLILSVPLVMEKIYKSRIRPMLDKKTVEFLRKVPMLGNGIDSRIRTKLTEAFGGKFAQIVIGGAALSTEVQQFLMKIKFPFTCGYGMTECGPLISYIPSDQFRMFSVGKVVDTLEIKIDSSDPVNEVGEIMVRGENVMTGYYKNDEETQKTIDNEGWLHTGDLGLIDKDGYIYIKGRCKTMMLGPSGHNIYPEAVESKLNTLPMVAESILLEGKDSKLVALVYPDMELVDSMGWGEDELKLKMEENRKTLNQLMPSWISVSRIDLHPEEFEKTPTKKVKRYLYSA